The Amaranthus tricolor cultivar Red isolate AtriRed21 chromosome 2, ASM2621246v1, whole genome shotgun sequence genome contains the following window.
aattataaaatattatctataaggttgaataaaaatattattttttatatatcttTGAAAAAAGTTTCTCGTACCATTCCCTAAACAATGGTGTTTTGATTAAAGAGTCTGAAAATACACAGGTCTcatcataaattatatattgCTAACATATTATACTCACTTACCCCATTTATTATACATCATCTAGttgaaaaaattcataaaattaaaatccaaaatGATAGAAACTGAGTGGTCTGGAAGATTACTTATTTTCTTAAGCAaacttattaaaatatatttagtatCTTAATCAAAATATGTTACGAACCACTTCTTTATATTGCTTTTTgtcaaattattataatttatttcaaGGActctataattaaaattttggaTTCATCACCATTCCTTGTGTCCCTAAAAAGATTGTTATACTTCTCCTTTTACTCtatatttgtttgattttaggttAGATATTTCGGGTAGATTTGAAATCAGGTTTTGCATTTATATTGTCTTTCACATAATTCTAAATCATTATTGAAATCGGGTCAAATCGGATTTGGTTAAAATGTCGGGTAAATTTCGGATCACCGGTTCTGTTTTAAACAACTCTAAGTCTTtgctataattttcttttatgaaaatGTCGTCACccactttcttttattttcatccacTCATTTCAACTCTATTCTAATATTCTCCACACAATTCAAATGATTCTACTCATTGGTATAATATTTAGGGACGGAGAGAGTATATTCTAGCCAATAGCCACACACCCAATAATAATGACATTCCTTTAATCTGTTTTTATTCACCAGTTTTAAGCTTCATCAATATATCACATATACATGTCCCCCAGTTTGTACATGTATGAAGATCAAATATGTACCACGCTTGATATGTGCACTtttttgttttacacaaaattGAATAAGTAAATCCTCATATCAAAAATTTTCAGAGGATATCATACCAAGAACAAGATAATTCTCTTTGTACACAGCAAGGCCAAACTCCAGAATACTTGGAACACTAGAAATATACTCATCCAACCTGAAATGATGCCGATTTCTTGTGCTTCTGTAACGATCTATTATCCCGTAAAACTTCAGCATACTTTGCCAATTCTGACTTTTGCCCATAATCGGATGATACTCTTTCCGGTGTATAATCTAACGGAGATGAACTTGCAAACCCGAGGCTTCCCCTTCCAAGCACATGAACGACTCCACCCATTGTCGATCTTGAATTGCTCCTCCTACTCCCATTCTCGTCTTCTTCAGCCAAGCTAGCGAGTGGTTGGTGATCAAGTGAAGAATTGTTTGAATTTTGAGACGATAATGCAAACTTCGGACTCTGGGGATTGCTCCTCGAGCCATCAAGTCCCACTATATTATCAACCGAAAGAGATCTATACATTGGAGAAGTTTGGCCACTTCGATTATGGTAATTACTATGATGGGTGTGATGACTTGAGATCCCTCGAACCAACTTTCTTAAAGTCGAAAAAAACTTGACTTTCTTGGAGTGGGATTTGTTCGTAGAGCTAGGACGACCAGGGGACTCATCGTGATCAGTGCTGTCCGTAAGATAAGATGGTTGCGAAGAAGGCCAATGATCGAACTCTAAGTCCATTAGGCAAAGTGGTTCTCCGTCTACTCCATGTTCGGTATTAGCATATTCAAGTATTAGTTGCTTTGCTTTCTTCTCGGATGTGGGACTTAAGCATTTGCTTAAGTCCCGAGCAACTGTTTTACCAGGCGGAGGCTGGTAGTTCCTTAGTTCATATCGCAAACAGGCATTTATCCACCTGAGATACACAAGTTCTTCTGCATCAGCACACCGATCAGTTTGAAGCCTCTCGATTTCCTCTCGCAAGTTCTGATTTTCTTTGCGTTGCTGAACCATAGCCTTGCTCAATTCTTCTCTCTGCAACATCATGTACTCCATTAATTAAGCACTAGATTAGTTCTAGTAAGACAAAATTGCCAAAAGAACCCAAAAACGAAATTTCACACAACAAGAAGGCAAAGCCTCAACTCCAACAGATTGGGGTCGGGTAcatgaatcaatgatcattttcATAGGTCATGcagaaataaaatttcacaatgAATGAAAACACTAATGGCCCCTTTGGTAGGTGGTTATAAACAGtgataatggaaatgaaaactagtgtaattttcgTTGACACATCTCTTGGCTACCTCgatggccatgcttgtccaacttcaatcattttatttttttcataaaatccATTCCAATGCActaccattgggagaggtggtattaagtggtaatgaaaatttgtaaaaaaaaaaaactttttttatcaaagtttcatcaccatgggaatgacatggaacttttgatgaaattttatagTAAATTTCATTCTctttaccaccatttagtacaaCTAACCAAACAGGCCGTAAATACTACTATCTAAGATGAATTTGGTAAAACCCACCTCAGGATCTTCAAACAAAGTATTAGCAAGCATTTGGGTAGAGTCCAATCTTTGAGCTAAATCCGCGTTCTCTTGTTCCAAACATTCGTTATACTTACGTAATCCCTCAACCTCTGCTTCCAACTCAACAACTTTGTGAATCTCCGACAAGTCATCAGCACGGTTTGTGCTAGCTCCACGCTCTTGCTCGTGGAGTTTAGCAACGCGTTGTGTAAGATCCAAtatcttttctttgttttgttcAGCATTGTACCTAAGTTTCCATTGTAGCTTTTTGATTTTCTCCTTTGCAGCTTCTAATTCATTCACAACTTTAGAGTAATCAGCAACCTGTGCCTCTAACCTCTTGTTATCAGACTGTAAAGTATCGATCTTCATCGAGAAAATCTTGGCCTCCATGCTATTAATCTTCAATCGATTTTGAAGTTCCATCATCGCGGTTTCCTGTTCTTTAAGACCATAGTATTCTAGCAATTGTACTTCAAGTCTTCTCTCCCTTTCTACAAGGAACTTGATTCTTTTCTTTAGGCTATCAATTTCTTGTTCATAATCATTTCTTTCTACTCTTTTAAGTGGCTTAGTTGAGTCCTGTTTGATCGAAAAATTGTCGAAATCTGTCTTCGACAAGTTTCCAGCATCGAATTCGTTCAATAACTGAGGGAATTCTGGTAAAAGGTACACATCTCTATCTGCACTATATCTACCTTTGGGGGAGGCATTCAAAGATGAATTATCAACCCGAACTCGAATGCATGGCTTGTCCTAagtaacaaaatcaaaaacgaGCAATTAATTAAGTCGGGGATATGACCGCAGAACTCCCATAAGTAAGCGGAGGGGGGATTAGTACTTTGTGTAGGCGGCAAAGTTATCAGATGGGAATTCAACTTGGAATCGTTCAAAATGATTGGATTGAATCGATAGAGTCGATTTATAGGATCCTTAGATTTTACTGATAAACTTCAACATGATAAAATGTTTAGTATACTCTTATTTATTCAAGtctaaagtttaaatttgtcaattacttctataatttatttgactttatttttaagaatgaaaCAGAAAATCTTTTAGTAGTtagtttaaaattatatattgataaagagtttttttttatttactcatGATTATGGAATATTTGAAACATATGTGTATTTGTGAAAAACATTGGCGATATATGGTACCTaagggaaataaaaaaaaaaaaagattaaatttgtTGGATTCGATTAATTCCTCTTTTCTATTAGCAAGATTCTCCTCAACCTAAATTCAAATTTGTATGTTCTTATAATcgtgagaatttttaaaaagataTGACCGCAATTTTTAGAAATCGAAAAAGTACTCaggttaaattaaaaaaattaaataaacatgaTTGATCCAAAAAAACAGTATTAATCAATTAATGACATTTATAATGCTAATTGATTAATGACCGTTACTTCAGATCTTTGATTAAGTTTTAGtacaataaatgaaaatttcaaaaacaaaactaaTCTATACTTAATTAAAATGCATAATCTAACTTACAGAAGCATCAATTGAATCTATCTCAGGTTGAAGATCATCCTTAACTCCTGATCTCCCATCACAATAAACTTTCCTATCAGAGTCTGTATCAAAAAGGAAACATTAAgctaaaatattttatgaatATTTTAAAACCCAATTAAACATAACTAATCcaattttaatcattttcaaatataacataATTGGCTTTGtttgagtatataatatattctaaaacctcaacaatcaacataatttttagttgatttaaaTCTTTAAAATGATACTAGAGCGTGACAAgaagttatgattttaaatttcaattgcTCCTCAGTTTAAAAGTTAtcaaagtatataaaatatcaaaagaccttaatataattatcaatttaaacttttagttgaattgattCCTTAAAGTCAGCTCTTACACATTTATCAATACAATATTTcaatcataaatattttttttaacaaaattatctCATTCATAATACTCTCCCCTATTCATAGAGAATAAGACATTTCTTATTTGGTCAATTTACAAATGTCTCACttctatttttatcatttttttaccTTTTACCCTTACAACAGCATAACAATGCATAGATATTAATacctttatataaaaaattttacccttactacagcaacataataatatatatatatattaatacctTTATAGAAAAAGAGAATTTCCACccatttttaaatagttttccGCTTCACTTTGGTTATTGCGCAAAATCCAAATATTCAATTctctatgaataggagggagtataaaattaGAGGATCGATGaatatgaagaaaaataatgaGTACATACCTGAAACTGAAGATTTTGGAGAAGGAAGAGATGGCTTGAAACGTCTAGTTCTGATTCGAGAGTAAATAAAACCAGCAAAAGATAAAGCTAAAGCCACCccaaatttcatcaaaaatggtttcatatttcttttttcttttatcatcatcattataataataatttatgtaattttcaaaaaaaaatgttttctaAAAtccaattatataattataaacagAGAAAAATGAATTTCCAAACAGAGATCATGGACCgtcttcatcatcatcctccATCTGTATGCTTGTAAGTTATATATACAACCTggataattatttaaataattaaataagaaatcaaagagcaaatttaaataaaacccataaatcaaattcaaaaactCATTCAAAAGATGTAAATATTgcttttaaatcataattaaGGATCGAAAACTGGGttagatttaaaatttgaaaatttgattcaagtattttgaaattaatcaaaaaagaCCCAATtggaaataaaattcaaaaaaaagaaGCAATTTTGATGATTATCATTACATGAAAGAAATAAAGCAGAAAAAGTAGGggaaaagaatttcaaatgaatttgagtatggaaaGAGCATACTCGTGTTAATCATGATTCGATTACTTTGTGTCTTGATCATTTGGCTtggtaaaataatataataatcattcTATTTCTCTTTGCTTCGTATTTTTAAATGGCCTATTTGCATCCGATCTGATAATATTAAATGTGCTTTGTTACAAATAATTGTTTTATAGGAACAgcgatgattaaaaaaaaaaagaaaattttaggttgtaattttaaatttttgacttttttttttttgatatagtAGGTTGTagacaaacttttttttttaaattgatataGTGAGTCTGAGCTTTTGGAGGTGTTTAGCAAAATAGTTTATTGagtaattttaactttttttaatgcaAATAGAAGGTTGAGGTTTTAAACCAGTTAAAGCTAATATTTGATATACTAactggttgaaacaacttattgatataaataaattgtttttgaacaagtcagctggtcaaaccagttaataaaatcatttGATTACATTAGCCACTGTAATTAGTTATGAGCTACCAACTACCAATTGTTTGCTAAATattcatttaaacttttttatataatagacaaaatattactttctttattatattaaatactTATTGCAAACTTATTTTCGAAAATGCATCTCATAATAGCAATTGCGACATTTTTTTTATCCAAATCGTCATTATgacatgtaataataataatataaatttaacaaaaatcttaaCATTGTATTTACCTAATAATTGATGATCATTATATATACCGATAAAAATATTTGACCATCACAACAAAAACCAAATCCTCACTATCAACatataaaactttttaaaaataatagaggTAATAAAAAAAGGGAGAACAATAAAGGGACGGTTTGAGGGTGAGACAAGAAAAATATATGCTGATTCCAAACAGAAGGAAGCAAGGTCAGAAACTACGAATATGAAAAAGTAGTGGGAATAACATACCAGAAAATGAACCATTTcaataaacaaggaattagtTTTTGCACGTGGCCTACTAATTACGTAGAGCTAATCTACAGTAAACTAatggtgaaaattaaattaaaaaagttaaaatgaacattttgatatattagaaaaataaattgagaGTTAATCATcattatgaattatttaaagtAGATAAGTTATAGTtgatatttttaacaaattttcctCATTTATATTGggacattaatttttttaataaagtagATAAATAAGTGAACTGCTTAATGTTGTCCTAAATATATTACCCatcctaatttttttaaagaataaaaCTGACTTTTGATTCTTTGTTACGATTTCACATCGTTATTATTATATCATAATTGATTTTATCTAGCAGATGTGATACGATGTGCATACCAATTATTTTGTCGGTCTTATTTTTAGGTTTGAAGCCCTCTAAATCAAATTAAGATAAATTTGGTTAAATTTCTTTCCTTAttaaaaactattttaaaaaataaattttttttctcattctaCTTAGACCTACTATTATTTTGGTTCACAATAAAGTTTGGAGGATCCAAACCAAAAGTAAAATAGCTTAGTGACATGTCTTACATACATGAACTCGGCTTGggaaatatttttaagtaaacACCAAAgtagaaattctttttttttacctCCACTTAGGCAAATCATTCaatttatatagaattagaaaaaaaaatatttaaaacatattaaaatatatcaaaatggaTGTCTAATTGTTAAGCATAAATTTTATGAACACTGGTATATTGATATATttgattagaggtgttcattcggttgatcgggtcggtttcggacgggtgttattcggttcagTTGCATtttggatcggttatttttcggctgtgtgttacaacgggtcgagtcggttactcacagttcggttagagatcggttattcaagctatcgggttagcatcagttcggtgtcggttgaagttcgtgtcgagtgtcaatcggtctcgggttgtcatcgattactaattggttcggttttttcgggtacagatcgggttcgagctttatttttcgagtagttatcggttacggataactattgatcgggtcaatatcgaaataagttaatagttaggtttttaattgatgtatgctcatttacttacaaaaaataattacgattgttttatcagatatagcagataggggtgtcaaacaggtcgggttgggtcattttcaggttcgaaTCATaaataaatgggtcaataaacccttaacctgaaccttacccatttaattaatgggtcaaaaattaaaaccctGA
Protein-coding sequences here:
- the LOC130806590 gene encoding protein CHUP1, chloroplastic isoform X2 translates to MMMIKEKRNMKPFLMKFGVALALSFAGFIYSRIRTRRFKPSLPSPKSSVSDSDRKVYCDGRSGVKDDLQPEIDSIDASDKPCIRVRVDNSSLNASPKDFDNFSIKQDSTKPLKRVERNDYEQEIDSLKKRIKFLVERERRLEVQLLEYYGLKEQETAMMELQNRLKINSMEAKIFSMKIDTLQSDNKRLEAQVADYSKVVNELEAAKEKIKKLQWKLRYNAEQNKEKILDLTQRVAKLHEQERGASTNRADDLSEIHKVVELEAEVEGLRKYNECLEQENADLAQRLDSTQMLANTLFEDPEREELSKAMVQQRKENQNLREEIERLQTDRCADAEELVYLRWINACLRYELRNYQPPPGKTVARDLSKCLSPTSEKKAKQLILEYANTEHGVDGEPLCLMDLEFDHWPSSQPSYLTDSTDHDESPGRPSSTNKSHSKKVKFFSTLRKLVRGISSHHTHHSNYHNRSGQTSPMYRSLSVDNIVGLDGSRSNPQSPKFALSSQNSNNSSLDHQPLASLAEEDENGSRRSNSRSTMGGVVHVLGRGSLGFASSSPLDYTPERVSSDYGQKSELAKYAEVLRDNRSLQKHKKSASFQVG
- the LOC130806590 gene encoding protein CHUP1, chloroplastic isoform X1 encodes the protein MMMIKEKRNMKPFLMKFGVALALSFAGFIYSRIRTRRFKPSLPSPKSSVSDSDRKVYCDGRSGVKDDLQPEIDSIDASDKPCIRVRVDNSSLNASPKGRYSADRDVYLLPEFPQLLNEFDAGNLSKTDFDNFSIKQDSTKPLKRVERNDYEQEIDSLKKRIKFLVERERRLEVQLLEYYGLKEQETAMMELQNRLKINSMEAKIFSMKIDTLQSDNKRLEAQVADYSKVVNELEAAKEKIKKLQWKLRYNAEQNKEKILDLTQRVAKLHEQERGASTNRADDLSEIHKVVELEAEVEGLRKYNECLEQENADLAQRLDSTQMLANTLFEDPEREELSKAMVQQRKENQNLREEIERLQTDRCADAEELVYLRWINACLRYELRNYQPPPGKTVARDLSKCLSPTSEKKAKQLILEYANTEHGVDGEPLCLMDLEFDHWPSSQPSYLTDSTDHDESPGRPSSTNKSHSKKVKFFSTLRKLVRGISSHHTHHSNYHNRSGQTSPMYRSLSVDNIVGLDGSRSNPQSPKFALSSQNSNNSSLDHQPLASLAEEDENGSRRSNSRSTMGGVVHVLGRGSLGFASSSPLDYTPERVSSDYGQKSELAKYAEVLRDNRSLQKHKKSASFQVG